One Anatilimnocola floriformis genomic window, CTGTCTCAGAACTCCCCAACTCAGAACTGTTCCTAGTGGTGTTCTTCAAGCGGTTTGAGATCATACCCGTGAAACTGCAAATGTCCGCCCCAGGCGGCGAGGAGGATCGCGACCAGGGCATAGCCAGAGGCGTATTGCGTGACGTACTTCAGCGGTTCACCGGTGAGGTTCCAGGGCCAGAACATTTCGCCGCTGGCCATCGGCGAATGCATCACGCCGAAGAGGGTCAGGAGTGCGGCGATGGCGAAGAACGCACTACTGCGGAACAGTTGCCGATCGATGGCAGCGGCCAGCGCCGAGGCCCAAATGACGCTGGTCACGATGAAGCCGTTCGAAAGAATTCGCACGGTATCGAGCGTGACTTTCAATTCGTGATTGGCGGCGATCGCATTGGTCACTTCCATGAAACCGAGCGGCCCGAAGAGTGCGCCCTGCACTTTACCGGCGAACATCGAGGCCAACAGCGCGAGCGCCGGTACGCAAGCGATGGCCACAGCAGGATAGTGTCGCTTCGGCGTGGCGAGAAAACTCTGCGACGAAATCTCGAGGCCGATGAAGACGAGAATCGGAAAGACCGTTGGCCGTGGAATGTAGAGATATAAAAAGGCGAAGTAACCAATTAGTCCCGCGCTGCCGATGAAGATGGCCGTGGCCAGCGTATAGGCCGCGCGACCGCCCATCGCTTTGTAGGCCGGATGGCCGATGTATGGTGTCGTTTGAATCACACCGCCGCAGAGAGCGGCGATGAGCGTTGCGCCCGATTCCACGCCGATGACAGTGGCCGTGTCGTATTCATCGCCGGCGGCTGCGGCGCTTTCAGTGCAATCGATGCCGCCCACGATCGTGCCGAGCGCGAAGGGAATCACGACGGGCAGATATTGCAACGTTTCCTGCAGCGCGCCCAGCCATTCAAATCGGAAGACCGTCAGCCACTCGGTGGGAAAGAGGGCCGCGCTGGCCTGTTCGGCTGTCAGCAGTTCGTGCGGCTGAACATAAAAGATCTCCGGCAAAACCCCCGAACCAGTCAGCCATTTCGTGACGTAGTGAAGAGTGCCAGCCACCAGCAAGGCGCCCAGGGCGCCGGGCATTTTGAACGGCAACGGCACTCGCGCGATGAGCGTGAGCAGAATGATGGCCAGCGCCACCAGTCCCACCATCGGCGCGGTCAAGGCATCGAGCAGCGGCAAGAAGCTGATGAGCACCAGCGCGATCGCGGCGAGCGAACCAAGCAGCCCCGCCCGCGGAATCAACCGGCGAATTTGATTGGAGATCAGCGCGCACAGAAACTTGAAAATCCCGCTGATGAACAGCGCGCAAATGCCAATGTGCCAGGTGCGCATCGCGGCGGCGTGTTCATCGAGCCCCGCGGCCTTGGCGGCGGTGAATGCGGGTCCGAGGACGAAGAAGACAATTCCGAATACGCTGGGCGTATCGAGTCCCAACGGCATGGCGGTGACCGTGCGGTTTCCCGTTTGTCGGGCGAGCCGAAATGCTAGCCAAAAGAAGAGTAGGTCACCTACTAGCACGCCGATAGCGGTGCCAGGGACCATGTAACGCAGGGCAAAATTTGTAGGAAATGCAAAGACCGCCGAAAGCGTCGCGACCGTCAAGAGCAATTGTGCGACGTTATCTAACATCAAGCCAAAAAAGGCGTTAACGTCGCCTGGGGCGGCCCACAGGTAGGGTTGTAAGGGCGATTTCATTGGTTCTGGCATAGCGAATGCTTTAAGTGCGTGCCGTGACTGTAACTCGCCCGCATGGCAGTTTAATCTGCTGTGTTCGGGAGGGCGAGGCTCCCGCCGAGCCGCGGTTTTCCCCCGCATTCGGCTCGGCAGGAGCCTCGCCCTCTCAGCAAACAAGGAAAAGGATGTCCTTTCTCCGCCGGTTTGCTAAAGTTAGTAAGGACGCTGACAGCGACAGTAATATCGCTGACAGCGTGGGTGAAAGCAGTCAAAAACTGCGGCGCACAACGAACTCTCGTCTCCTCTGGTTCGTAGATCATCATGAAAGCCACCCTGACCAACTTCGAAACTTCCACCGAATCGACCATCGCCACCATGACTGACGAGCAACTGCTCCTTGGTTATTGCGACGAATCGAACTCGGAACACGATCGCCGCGAATGGTTCGCCGAACTGGTACACCGCTACGAGCGGGACCTGTTCAACTACCTGCGGCGATACCTCGGAGATGCCGATCAAGCCGACGATGCCTTTCAGGCGACCTTCCTGCAAGTCCATCTGAAGCGCGATCAGTTCGAAGCCGGACGGGCCTTTCGACCCTGGCTGTATACCCTGGCAACTCACCAGGCCATCGACCTGCAGCGCCGCAACCGGCGGCACCGCATGCTCAGCCTCGACCGGCAAACCGCCGCCGATGGTGACAACGCCGATGGCAAGTTGCTCGACCTGCTCGCCAGCAGCGAACCGAACCCAGCCGTGCAGTTTACGGCTGAGGAACGGGGCCGCTGGCTCAGCGAAACCATCGCGGCCATGCCCGTTGGCTTTCGCGAAGCCATCGAGCTGGTGTACTTCCAAGACCTGAAGTATCGCGAAGCCGCGGAAGTATTGAATGTGCCAGTCGGCACCGTCAAAAGCCGCGTCCACGCCGCCGTGAACAAACTAACCGAAGCCTGGAACGAACTCTTTCCGGGCGAACCACTCGCAGCTGTCAAAGCCGACGAAACATGACCCGACTTTCTCACGAGCAATTGCTCGGCTATCTGCTCGGAGCACTAGACAGCAAGGAATGCATCGAAATCGAAAGGGCTCTCGCCGAGTGCCCGGTCGCGGCTGCGGAATTTGAAAAGATCCGCTCATCGCTCGATACCGTCGGCCTGCTCGATGAACCCACTCAAGAAGAACCACCTCTCTGCCTCGCGTCCCGCACTTGCGAATTTGTCGAAGATCAAATCGCCGCCTACCAAGCCGAAACCGTCGTGCTGCGGGCCGTGACTGCCGATGCGATTCAAGCCGCCGAAGAAACCGCACGACCAGCTGACGCCGCCGATAAGAACGCGGACAAAGTTCTCACCAAAGTCAAACTCTCTCCTGTCTCTCGGCTCGAAGCGCAAGGTCGCACCCTGCGTAAGCTCGACCTGGCCATTGCTTGCTCGGTGATTCTCACGGGCGCTGCTCTTTGCTTGCCGCTGCTGTTCACTTCGCAACTGCAAGCCAAGATCACCGGCTGCCAGAATCAACTCCGCCAGCTCGGCCTTGCTCTGCAAAACTACAGCGACCTGCAGCCCGATGGCTCTTTCCCCGCCGTCCTCGCTAACGGTCCGCGCAGCGTCGCCGGCGTGTATGCTCCCACGCTCCTCTCGAACAAACTGATCGAGAACCAACGCACATTCTTCTGCCCCGGCAATCCACAACTCGTCGCCAGCCTCGCTGGCAAACCGATTCCCACGCTCGAGCAACTCGACGCGGCCCCCGACGAACAACTCGAGATGTATCACCGCACCATGGGTGGCGGTTACGGTTACAGCCTGGGCTATCAACAAGACGAAACGCTCCAGCCGCCTCGCAACGGCCGCCGCACGAGCTACCCGCTGCTCGCCGATGCCCCGCACGATTCACAACCGGGCCGCGTGAGCACCAACCACGACCGAATGGGCCAAAACATGCTTTTTGAAGACGGCCAGGTCCGTTTCATCAAGATGAGCAACCCCGCCGAAGAAACGGCGCTCGACGATCCGTTCCACAACCGCCTGGGCGAAGTCGCCGCCGGCATCGACTTCAACGACGCCGTCCTCGGCCGCAGCAACGACCGGCCGATGCCGGTGGTGCTGCCCTAACTAAAAAGCTCCCTCGCCCCTGTACTCAGGGGAGAGGGTTGGGGTGAGGGGCTGAAGCGGGAGCAATCTTTCGACTTCGCGCGATGAGTCCGGCGCCCTCTAACACGCCCCAGCAAATCCAATGCATCACAGCCGCAAGTCCCAACATCAGCGGCGCAATCAGATTCCAGGATAACAGCCAGAATTGCGATCGCTCGTAAAGCGCGAGCAGCCCCGCCGTAATCGTCAGCAACACAAACAATCCGCGCAGCGTGAATTGAAAACTGCCGCAGCGCTGCCAGCGAATTCCACCAGCAACCGTTGCTCCAACTATCAGCGCTGCGAAACTGACATTGGCGATTGCCGGCAATAGGCGCCACCGGTCCCTTGTTATCTTCCTTGTGCGAGCGGCGAAATCGTGTAATTCCGAGTATTCTCGGCATGGCAATGGCCAGCCTTGTGAATAATCGGCTGCGACAAAACTGAGATTCCCCCCCAAGCCCGTCCATTCAGGTTCGCAATTCGCCATCACCACGCCGTACGCAACCCAAGCCGTCGCCAACCATGTGGCCGCAATCAGCAGGTACTTGAGCGCAGTCTTCATCCAGTAACCACCGGCAGCAACTTCTCTGCCGCGATGCTTCCCACTTGTTGATCAGCGACGATCACCGGAATCATTTCACCCGGCTGATAAATCCGCGGCTCGCCATAGCGAATGCCTTCCGGCGTCGCTGCCGGTTGCGAATAAACTTCGACTCGCCGCGCAGTGAGATTCACAATCCAGTACCAAGGAATGCCGGCCTCGGCGTAGATTTCGGCTTTGTAGCGATCGGTGACGAGGCTGCTCGCCGAAATCTCGACGACTAGCTGCGTATCATCCGGGCCCGGATGCCGCATTAAATATTCAGCGAGTTCGCCGCGGGCGATTGCTAGATCAGGTTCGGGCTCACTGTCGCGCAGCGTGATAGGCAACTGAGTCCGCGTGCAAAATCCTGCGGGCAGAACGCCGTCGATCAACTTCTGCAGAATCCCGATGAGCGCAGCATGCAGCGGATTGTGAGTCATCTTCTCAACCAGCACTCCTCTCAGCAATTCGATGCGGTTGCTTTGCGCGAGATGGCCGCCCGAAATCAAGCGATGGTAGTCAGCCACCGACAATCGCGCAGGCCGGTAAGGCACGACCAGCGGCAATGTTTCGGCAGTGGGATAAGCGATCGACATGCGTTGCTCCAAGTAGCTTAATTCTAACCAATGGCATGTCACGAAAGCGATGAAAAGGATGCGCCTTCCGGCAGGCCGGACCGTTGGTCCGACCAAGAACTACGAGTGCAGCAAATTCCGCGAGCGAACTCGCAGTAGAGGCTTGGTATCCGCTCTCTAGACGGACCAATGGTCCGTCCTACGGTCGTGCCGATCAGCCTTGCGAGAACTGCCGGACCATTCCTGCATATACACCGTTTTGTTCGGTTAGTTCCAAGTGATTGCCGCGCTCGATGATTCTGCCGTCTTCCAGAACTAAAACCTGGTCGGCTTTGCGAATGGTGCTGAGGCGGTGCGCGACGACGAAGCTCGTTCGGCCCGCGAGTAGTTTGGCGAGGGCCGTTTGAATGCGCAGTTCGGTGAGCGTGTCGACGCTGCTGGTCGCTTCGTCGAGGATGAGGATGCGCGGGTTGGCGAGGAGTGCTCGGCAGAAACAGACGAGCTGTCGCTGGCCGAGCGACAGCTGCGCGCCGCGCTCGCCGACTTGGGTTTCGAGGCCTTCGGGCAATGCGGCGAGCGTGTCGAGGCAGTCGAGTTGCACGCAGGCAAGCACCACATCTTCGTCGGTCGCGGTCGGCCGGCCGACGCGGATGTTTTCTTTCACCGTGCCGCTGAAGAGAAAGTTCTGCTGCAGCACCAGGCCCATTTGATGATGGAGCGAATCGCCGGTGACGCGCCGCGTGTCATGGCCATCGATCAGCACGAGTCCCTGCTGCGGCAGATAGAACCGCGCGATGAGATTGATGATCGAGCTCTTGCCGCTGCCGGTGCGGCCGACGAGTGCGATGGTTTCGCCGGGCTGCGCGGTGAGCGAAATCTCGTGCAGCACCGGCCGCTCGGCGTCGTAGCCAAATGTCACATTGCGCAGCTCGACATGCCCGACAACCGGCGGCAACGTTTCGGCGTCCGCCACATCGGTCCATTCCGGTTCGCGATCGAGCAAGGCAAAGACTCGCTCCGCGCCCGCCATGGCAGTGAGGGCCTGATTGTATTGATTGCCGAGGATTTGAATCGGGCTGAAGAAAATGTTCGCGAGAAAAAAGAACCGGATCAGCACATCGGACGGCATGTCCATATACAGCACGCGATAGCCGCCGATCAGCAGTAGGGCGACAATGAAAATCTGGCTGTTGAGTTCCAGCAGCGGCACGAGCAGCCCTTCGCGGCGGACGGCTTTCACCACGTTCATGCCGTGCCAATCGAGCAGCTCGCGAAACAGATCGGCGTTCACATCCTGCCGCACATAGCCCTGCGTCACCCGCACGCCATTGATCGACTCGGCCAGCGTCGCGGTCAGGCGGCTGAAGCTTTCCTGCACCACGCGATAAGCCACGCTTAACTTTTTGCGAAAGGCTCGATTCAGGATCCACAGAATCGGGCTCATCAACAGCACGACGCTGAACAACGCCCAGTCGTAATACAGCATGAACGTGCCAGCCACGATCATCTGAAAAATGCCGACCAGGCTGACGAACAGCACGTCCTGCACACCGACGCGGAGCGCTTCGCAGTCGCCCGTCACGCGGCTGATGATGCGGCCGATCTTCGTCTTGTTGTAAAAGCTCATCGGCATCTGTTGCAGATGCGTGAAGATCTCGCGGCGCAAATCGTGAATGACCGCTTCGCCCAGTTCGAGCGCAAATCGCTGCCGAAAGTGAAAGACAATCTGTGTGGTGAGCGCGAGCACGGCCAGTCCCAGGGCACCGAGCAAAATCGCCCGCACGGGCTGAGCATAGTCGTCGTGATGCGTGATCGGCCCGGAGATGACCTCGCCGATGGTCCAGGCAACCAGCGGCAACTGAATCGCTCGCAGCACGACGCAGACGAAGAGAATATTCCGCTTCAGCGCGTACGGCTGCATGTAACCGATCAGCCGGCGGATCAACCCAAGATCGAGCGGCCGCTTGTCGGGTTCCCGGTCCTCTTCTTTGCGCGGCGCGGTGATCGAAAGCTTGCGAATCGCGCGTTCAGGCGCAGGATGCGCGGCTGCGGTCATAGGCCGAGAACCTCGACGTAGACATTAAGCAGCGATTGATTGGGAGTGGCCATCACACCATTCTACCGTAGGCAAGCCACTTCGTGACTTGCGTCGTGGGCCGGTTCCGAGTGATTACTCATACGGCTAGCACGGTAATCGCAGCGCAGCAGATCACGCCAAAATTCACCACCCAGCGCGCCCCAAAATCGCACACCTTCATGGAGCGGTTCGTCAGCTATGTGCCTCGCTGCTTTTCCAATATGCGCATTCCCTTGATCGCGTTCGATTGCCACAGAAAGTCTGGGATATCTACTGCTATTTCACGCAGTGCTTCGAACTCTGACAACGCACAAGTGAGAACAACCTGAGAATCAATGTTCTCTGGGAACTTAGATTTTGTTCGCTCAAACCAGCCTAGGAACTCTTTCTTCCAAAACTCCACTTCAGCCTTTGCCAGGCAGCCACTAACATCGACGGGTGCATTCGCCAGCAATATACGGAACGGCAACAATGCTCCGAGCAGGCCGTCATCAGGCGTCTTACATTTTTCTAGTGATCGAACTCGCAATCGCACATCGTTGAGTATTTGCAGCACGGTCGCGTTATATGCACTCCATGCCAATCGGCAATAGATGTGCCCGGTAGGTACATTTGTGCTCACATCCAGAATCCGAACTGCCGGGGAAATAAGAAACCGATCCATACGGCAGTTGCCGTGATCAACACCAACAGCGATAGCAGCGAAAACTTGCCCTCGCGCCAAAAGCAGCGATACCAGACAATCAGCCCGGCCAGCGCTGCGAGCAACGGAGTGTAATCGGGTGCGAGTCCAAACATGGGCCGTTCTTACTGAGGCGTATTTCCATCATCGCGCAGCAGCGTCTGTTTGTGCACGATCGTGTCGATGCTGAATGGAATGTGTCGCACGCTGCCGTCGCAAAAGACCATCGAAAATCCGCCCGGATGGTTGCTGCCGAAGGCGTAGCTGTTGTCGCTCCCTTTGCGATCTCGGCTAGGCTTGATTTCGTTGCGGAGGGTGTCGCGGTCGCCGCCGATATAGGCGTTTTCGTTGTCGCCCTGATCGAGGGCATTCGTGTAGTTGTCGGGGTTGACGTACTTCTCGCCGAAGAGATACGTGTTCGTCAAACCGTCGCTTACCTCGCGCATCGCATACCACGTCGCGCGACCTGCCATGCCATCGGAATCGACTTTCGCCGGCGGCGTATTGGGATCGGCCGGACCACTATTGTCCAAGACTACCGTGCCGGCGTTCATCGCATAGTCGCCGCGGGCCACCTTCGGCGCGGTGCTGGCCAAGTACGGCATCCACATCGACGGCCCTGCTACATATGCCTTCGCCGGTCGTCGGCTGGGACAATTCATCACGGTGAACGACTGCTGCACGACAAACAGCGGATCGGTGTTGTCGAACAAATTCTTCTGCTCGATGAACGGCAGCAAGCTATACATCCAGCCCCCCGGTTGCCCCGGTCCAAGTCCCTTGCCAGGTACGCCAATGCATTGAAATCCCCAGCCCCCATGCGGAAAGGCCCCAACCGTGTCGACATGCAAATGCGCGCCGAGCCCGAGTTGCTTCAAATGATTGGCGCATTGCGTCCGCCGCGCTGCTTCGCGGGCGGCTTGCACGGCGGGCAACAACAGCGCGACCAAGACGCCAATGATGGCAATCACCACGAGCAGTTCAACGAGCGTGAACGCACGGCGCGAGCGAAGTGACCAGGAAAACAACATCCAGCACCTGGAGAGCGGTTGAGGAAGGCTGCAGCGAGTTCAATTCCGTCTCACAATGTACCTGCGGGTTCACGCAATGTCGCGTGATAGTTCGCCGCCGTAGTTTTTGGGTCGTTTTGCGCTCACTATAAACTACCCGAATTAGTGGCAATAAAGTGCGATAATTAGGGCGTGATATTGCTCTGTACTATCGTTGCTAAGCATTACATAGTAAAGGTTTGCGTCGAAACTCAGAGTCTTCGCAACTTGTTATATTCCAGGGGTACGAAAGGGGGGCGATGTCAGGGCGGTAGCCAGAGTCTAGCGCCCAAGTTACAGCAACTCAACTGTGATGGCGCCGAGCTTTCCTACGGGCGCGATAAAGCCTGAGCCGCCGTCACCATTTGCAAGAACTCATTCCGCTGACCTTGCTTGTCTTCTCCTGTGCAAGCCGACGCGATCTCGATCACGGCGCCGTAATTACTGTTGCCTTTGAATTTCGAATCTCGCAGTAGCATGCCGAAGGATGCCACTGCGGCAGCAAACTGAAAATCGGAAGAAGCTTTGCTAAAGCCTTGGCCATTGTCTTTGACGGGGAACGACAGCAGCGTGCTCTTGCCGCCGGCCGGCGGTTGGTAGCGGAGTTTCAAAGTGAGGAGCTCACCGCTTTTGGCTGCGGGGGTGAGCTCCAGTTTTTGGGCGGGTTCGGCACGTTCGACTTCGGCCTGATATTTCAGATCGTCGATCTCCGGCGAAGTAAATTCGCTATCGACCCCGGTCGGTACGATTTCGTAGAACGCCGTGACGCGATGTCCTGCGCCGATGTCGCCGGCGTCTTTTTTGTCATTGTTAAAGTCGCGGTGGGCGAGCTGGCGATTCTCGTAACCGATCAAGCGATAGGCCGCGACCTGCGCCGGATTGAACTCGACTTGAATCTTCACATCCTTGGCGATCGTCACCAGAGTGCCTGCCGCTTGTTGCACGAACACCTTGCGAGCTTCCAGGTCGGAGTCGATGAACTCATAGTTGCCGTTGGCTTTGGTCGACAATTGTTTGAGAAGCACATCATTCAAATTGCCGGTTCCAAATCCGAGAACGCTGAGAAAGACGCCCCCCTGCGACTCCTTCACGGCGAGATCGACGAGTTCTTGCGTGTTCGTCACGCCGACGTTGAAGTCGCCATCAGTGCACAAGATCACTCGATTGGTCCCGCCCTTCACAAAGTTCTCTTGAGCCAACTGATAGGCATTTTGAATTCCCTGGCCGCCATTGGTTCCACCCGAGGCCCGCAGCTCTTGTACGGCTGTGAGGATCTTGGCCCGCTCATTGCCCGGTGTCGCAGGCAGCACGCAGCCAGACGAGCCGGCATAGACGACGATCGAAACCTTATCCGTCTCGCTGAGTTGGCCGACGAGCATGCCGAGCGCTCGCTGTACCAGTGGCAACTTATTGGCTTGATCCATCGAACCAGAAACGTCGATCAAGAACACGAGATTGGCAGGCGGCCGTTTTCCCTCCAGCGGCCTCCCCTGCAATGCGCAGCGAACGAGGCGATGCTTCGGCTCCCAGGGGCAAGCTGCTGTTTCGAGATGCACCGCGAACGGATGCTCATCCTTCGGCCCCGCATAGCTGTAGTCGAAGTAGTTGATCAGCTCCTCAATTCGCACTGCATCGACGAGCGGCAGCTGACGACGTTCGAGCAACATGCTTCGCGCCTTGGTATAGCTGGCCGTATCGACGTCGACCGAAAACGTCGACAGCGGCGACTTTTTAACCGCATGAAATTCGTTGTCGCCGAAGTTGGCGAACTTGTCGCCGTTTGTGTAATCTCGCGCGCGAAGGTCTGCGCTGTAGGATTTCGAACCGCCGTAGCCTCTGATGGCTTCTCGCATGCCGCTGCCGCGGGCGCCTAAGCCCACGCCGATTTTTCCGCCGGCGCTTGACCACTCGGTAGTCGCCGTTTCATCATGAAGCTCCGCTGCCATCCCAGGTGCTTCCGTTAGCTCTAGCGTTTCGACGGTCAGTTCGTTCGGATCGAGGGGCGTTTCTGATGGTTCGAAGAACGTGATCTCCGGCTCGGAATTCGGGCTAAGACCAGCGACCGGAGTTGACTCTGCCGGTGGTGCTGTCGTTGCTGGCGGAGCAGGTTTCGATTGACAACCGACGATCGCGATCGCGGCGAACAAGAACGTAACCAGGCCAAATGCGCGGACCATAGGCGTCACCCTGAAACGAGTTGAGCGTTGGCGTCCATTCGGGACGCACCCATCGAGACCGCCGGCTGAACCAGCCGCGGCGCGCGGAAGCAACGTCGGCAAGAAATGAGCAAATGAAAATCTGGCTGCGGCGAGTCTGAAGCTCGCAGAAGCAATTGTGTACCCGTAGTTTCGCACCGCCCGGGCCAACTTATTCCCGGCGATTCCTACTGCTTAAGAAGGAAGCCAAAGTTTCGATGTGGTAGCAGAAGAAGTCGCTCCTCCTACACGACGGGCTTTGAGGCGAACGTAGGGAGCGACGAATTGACTGCGATGTTCCCACGAGCCAGGCGCTGCGTCGGCTTTGGCGTGCGCTGGCTCGACGAGATCTTCCAGCACGAAACCCGCCCGGCAGAGCAAGCCGAGAATTTCTTCCCAGCGGTGCAAGTATTCGAGCGTTCCTTCTTCGCGATGACGGCTGCCGACGACCGGCGGCAGCGGGCCGGTGCGATAATAGGGCTCGGTCAGTTCGTATCCTTTCGCCGCGGCGGTGGCATCGCACTGCAGGCTTTGCGGCGTTTTGTGCTGGCTGATGTAGAGCCCACCGGGTTTGGTAATGCGGGAGACCTCGCGATAAACGGGGCCAATCTGCGGTACGTAACAAGTGCTAACCGGTTGCACGACCAGGTCGAAGGTGCCGGCGGCAAAACAGGTGAGATCATCCATCGAGGCTTCGACGGTTTGCAGCTCCAGTCGCCGTTCCTTGGCGACCTCGCGATCGAGTTCGAGCATACCCGGGCTGATGTCGACGACGGTGACAGCTGCGCCTGCCGCAGCGTACAGCGGGCCATGCTTGCCGCCGCCGGCAGCGAGGCATAAAACGCGCTGGCCGTGAATGCTCGCGCCGAGCCAACCCAGGCCGTCGATCGTCTTCAGCGGATCGACAAAATCCTCGTCGCGCGCGGGCCTGGTAAATCGCTGGCGGTCGCGAACCATTTCGTCCCAAACGCGTCGGTTATGGTCGTGCATGAGGAGGAAGGGGCGAGGTGCAGGGGCGTGAGGCGAGGGAAATACAGATGACCGATGCAATCAGGTTTTATTCTACTGCCGATGAGTTCGGCGAGTTTTCTAACTTCGCGGGTTATCCAATCCAGCTCAAGGGGAAGAGCTGGCCGACGTCGGAACATTATTTTCAAGCGCAGAAATTTGCCGGCGAGCCCGACGAAGACGAAGTCCGCAAAGCCAACAGCCCGATGCTCGCCGCCCGCATGGGCCGTGACCGCAAACGGCCTCTGCGGCGGGACTGGGAATCGGTGAAGGTGGCAGTCATGCGCGAAGCAGTCCTCGCCAAGTTTACGCAGCATGCGGACCTGCGCGAGTTGCTGCTCAGCACCGGCGACGCCAAGATCATCGAGCACACCACCAACGACGACTACTGGGGCGACGGCGGTGGCAGCGGTAAGAACAAACTGGGCCAGATTCTGATGGAGGTACGCGAGCAGTTGCGGAAGGAGCCAGCCTAAGACATCAGGGACGTTTGCCAGTGCTGCCGGATGCCGATATTCTGTAGAGCGATTTTCCTCGTAATTTGTTGGTCATCACTATTGCGGTGATGACCGCGAAGCCTCGCTGATTTCGCCGCCAGATTTAGGCAGAATTCTCATGACGCGCTTACTCTTCCTGAGCGTATGCTTGGCCTGCGCGCAGCTCGCTGTTGCGCAAGACGCGGACAAATTGAATGCCGAAGTAGCCGCCGCTCGAAGTAGTTTGCCCGAGCATCCCAAATTTAAGAAGTATTACGACTTTCTCGCGACGAATCCGGAATCGCTGCCGGTGAATGGGCCCAAGCTGGCGGCCGTGCTCGCGGCCGAAGCGAAGTCGAGTGCGGCCATCCGAGAGCATGCCCCCTCACTCCTCGCGACCTGGCAGGAAGTGGTTCGTCTGGCCACTGCAGGCAATGATTATAAGACCGCGCTGCCGGCGATCGATGAGTTGCAAAATCATCCGAGCGCTTTGCTCACTCCCGCGGCGGCGCGGCTCGCGAAAGGGAAGCTGCTGACTGCGGTTGCCGAAGCGAACGGCGCCAAATTGACGGCTGCCGAGCGGGATGCATTATTCGCACTTGTTCGTGCGCTGCAGAAGGACGCACTGACCGCCAACGACTTGGAGGGTCTTCCCCTGCTGCTTGAATCCGATGCCAAGCTTTGCCGTTCCGTGGCCGAGAGCACCAGTTCTATTCAGTTTTTGTTACCTCTGGCGGAGCAAGCGATCGACGGCGATCGCGCTGCCGCCGGAAAACTCGTGCTGAATCATCTCGATGCCTTGGTCGTGAAAACTCCCACAGTGAAAAGTCGAAAGGATCTTGTCGAGGCAATTGCCACGGCTCGCGAGCGATTGACGCTGGCGGAAGGAGCATTGCAAGCGCAGCAGACGCTGGCGAAGCAACCGCTCGATCCGGCTGCCAATCAGGCCTATGGCATGTATTTGCTCAGCCGTGGCAACTGGCGCGAGAGCCTGACTTATGTCGCGCTGGGCAGTGACGCTGAATGGAAAAAGCTGGCGGCTGAGAGCCTCGAAGCAAAAACCGCTGCCGAGCGAGTCGGGCTCGCCGACCGCTGGTCCGCATTAGGAAAGGAGAAAAACGCCCCAAGCAAGGAACTCGCCCGACATCTCTATCGAGAAGCGCTGGCTGACACTTCGCTCGTCGGCATCGCGCGGGCGGCAGCCGAAGAAAAAGCCAAGGCGCTGGGTGAAACGAAAGTTACAGCGCCGCCTCTCGGTAGCGACGTGACGGCGAGGAAGCCTTTGCCCCTCAACCAATGGACGGAACTTCTGCCGTCAGTCGATCTCGATCAGGAACTGGTCCGAGGTTTTTTCGCCAAGGGGCCGCGCAACTCGATCTCGATGGACTCATCGCCCTGGT contains:
- a CDS encoding Uma2 family endonuclease, which translates into the protein MSIAYPTAETLPLVVPYRPARLSVADYHRLISGGHLAQSNRIELLRGVLVEKMTHNPLHAALIGILQKLIDGVLPAGFCTRTQLPITLRDSEPEPDLAIARGELAEYLMRHPGPDDTQLVVEISASSLVTDRYKAEIYAEAGIPWYWIVNLTARRVEVYSQPAATPEGIRYGEPRIYQPGEMIPVIVADQQVGSIAAEKLLPVVTG
- a CDS encoding DUF1559 domain-containing protein, which produces MLFSWSLRSRRAFTLVELLVVIAIIGVLVALLLPAVQAAREAARRTQCANHLKQLGLGAHLHVDTVGAFPHGGWGFQCIGVPGKGLGPGQPGGWMYSLLPFIEQKNLFDNTDPLFVVQQSFTVMNCPSRRPAKAYVAGPSMWMPYLASTAPKVARGDYAMNAGTVVLDNSGPADPNTPPAKVDSDGMAGRATWYAMREVSDGLTNTYLFGEKYVNPDNYTNALDQGDNENAYIGGDRDTLRNEIKPSRDRKGSDNSYAFGSNHPGGFSMVFCDGSVRHIPFSIDTIVHKQTLLRDDGNTPQ
- a CDS encoding RNA polymerase sigma factor, whose product is MKATLTNFETSTESTIATMTDEQLLLGYCDESNSEHDRREWFAELVHRYERDLFNYLRRYLGDADQADDAFQATFLQVHLKRDQFEAGRAFRPWLYTLATHQAIDLQRRNRRHRMLSLDRQTAADGDNADGKLLDLLASSEPNPAVQFTAEERGRWLSETIAAMPVGFREAIELVYFQDLKYREAAEVLNVPVGTVKSRVHAAVNKLTEAWNELFPGEPLAAVKADET
- a CDS encoding anti-sigma factor family protein, with the protein product MTRLSHEQLLGYLLGALDSKECIEIERALAECPVAAAEFEKIRSSLDTVGLLDEPTQEEPPLCLASRTCEFVEDQIAAYQAETVVLRAVTADAIQAAEETARPADAADKNADKVLTKVKLSPVSRLEAQGRTLRKLDLAIACSVILTGAALCLPLLFTSQLQAKITGCQNQLRQLGLALQNYSDLQPDGSFPAVLANGPRSVAGVYAPTLLSNKLIENQRTFFCPGNPQLVASLAGKPIPTLEQLDAAPDEQLEMYHRTMGGGYGYSLGYQQDETLQPPRNGRRTSYPLLADAPHDSQPGRVSTNHDRMGQNMLFEDGQVRFIKMSNPAEETALDDPFHNRLGEVAAGIDFNDAVLGRSNDRPMPVVLP
- a CDS encoding permease; translation: MKSPLQPYLWAAPGDVNAFFGLMLDNVAQLLLTVATLSAVFAFPTNFALRYMVPGTAIGVLVGDLLFFWLAFRLARQTGNRTVTAMPLGLDTPSVFGIVFFVLGPAFTAAKAAGLDEHAAAMRTWHIGICALFISGIFKFLCALISNQIRRLIPRAGLLGSLAAIALVLISFLPLLDALTAPMVGLVALAIILLTLIARVPLPFKMPGALGALLVAGTLHYVTKWLTGSGVLPEIFYVQPHELLTAEQASAALFPTEWLTVFRFEWLGALQETLQYLPVVIPFALGTIVGGIDCTESAAAAGDEYDTATVIGVESGATLIAALCGGVIQTTPYIGHPAYKAMGGRAAYTLATAIFIGSAGLIGYFAFLYLYIPRPTVFPILVFIGLEISSQSFLATPKRHYPAVAIACVPALALLASMFAGKVQGALFGPLGFMEVTNAIAANHELKVTLDTVRILSNGFIVTSVIWASALAAAIDRQLFRSSAFFAIAALLTLFGVMHSPMASGEMFWPWNLTGEPLKYVTQYASGYALVAILLAAWGGHLQFHGYDLKPLEEHH